The Microbacter sp. GSS18 genome has a segment encoding these proteins:
- a CDS encoding IclR family transcriptional regulator produces the protein MPTTERMTAAQRVLAVLEAFDQDHLMLTLSEISRRVGLSLSTTHRLVGELRDWGALERSSDGRYAIGMRILELGSLEPQGLRLRDVALPFLGDLQAATDANVHLAVRDGHDVVYVESLRARNGARVLSRLGGRWPLHATGTGLILLAFAPAEFRDEVLASPLQRFTPSTVTDPEELRRMLAEVRRTGVAFVKDSITTDASAVAVPVRGPRDRLIAAVGVTIKAPHVSPHAVLPALSATARAISRGLGAPSAAGRPPSAA, from the coding sequence ATGCCCACCACCGAACGGATGACCGCCGCCCAGCGCGTACTGGCTGTGCTGGAGGCCTTCGATCAGGATCACCTGATGCTGACGCTCAGCGAGATCAGCCGACGCGTCGGCCTGAGCCTGAGCACCACCCACCGGCTGGTCGGCGAGCTGCGGGACTGGGGAGCGCTCGAGCGGTCCTCCGACGGCCGCTACGCGATCGGCATGCGGATCCTCGAGCTCGGCTCGCTCGAGCCCCAGGGACTGCGGCTGCGTGACGTCGCTCTGCCGTTCCTCGGCGACCTGCAGGCGGCGACCGACGCGAATGTGCACCTCGCCGTCCGCGACGGGCACGACGTGGTCTACGTCGAATCGCTGCGCGCCCGCAACGGCGCACGCGTGCTCAGCCGCCTCGGCGGCCGCTGGCCGCTCCACGCCACCGGCACCGGCCTGATCCTGCTGGCGTTCGCGCCGGCGGAGTTCCGCGACGAGGTGCTCGCCAGTCCCCTGCAGCGCTTCACGCCGAGCACGGTGACCGATCCCGAGGAGCTGCGTCGCATGCTCGCCGAGGTCCGCCGAACAGGGGTCGCCTTCGTGAAGGACTCCATCACGACCGACGCCAGCGCCGTCGCGGTGCCCGTGCGCGGTCCGCGCGACCGTCTCATCGCCGCGGTCGGGGTCACCATCAAGGCGCCGCACGTCTCGCCGCACGCCGTCCTGCCCGCGCTGTCGGCGACCGCGCGCGCGATCTCGCGGGGTCTCGGCGCTCCGTCCGCGGCCGGTCGCCCGCCGTCGGCCGCCTGA
- a CDS encoding SDR family NAD(P)-dependent oxidoreductase: protein MQDVIDKVAVVTGGSSGIGRGIALAFARAGMRVVVTGRRQEHLDETTALFAEQGLDVHAMRVDVTDLGAMRAAADDIERRYGRVDVLVNNAGIGLTGPVADAVPEDWDWVIDVNIKGVGNGIQAFLPKIRSHGEGGHIINTSSMAALMPIVAGLYSMTKAAVVALSEALHIELLDERIGVSAYCPGPVHSNIATAVAARPEKYGESGYAAPDPAFAEFAKQQPYQSAEEAGERVLEGLRRGDMFILTHAEFKAGVVDRHRTIEDAFPDEPVDEERARAIPFLLSSPVYDEEHRLAPPHAPASVTAT from the coding sequence ATGCAGGACGTGATCGATAAGGTCGCCGTCGTCACCGGCGGATCCAGCGGGATCGGCCGCGGCATCGCCCTGGCGTTCGCGCGCGCCGGCATGCGGGTCGTCGTCACGGGACGCCGGCAGGAGCATCTGGACGAGACGACGGCGCTGTTCGCCGAGCAGGGGCTCGACGTGCACGCGATGCGGGTCGACGTCACCGACCTGGGCGCGATGCGCGCGGCCGCCGACGACATCGAGCGACGCTACGGCCGCGTGGACGTGCTGGTCAACAACGCCGGCATCGGCCTGACCGGACCCGTCGCCGATGCCGTGCCGGAGGACTGGGACTGGGTCATCGACGTCAACATCAAGGGCGTCGGCAACGGCATCCAGGCGTTCCTGCCCAAGATCCGCAGCCACGGCGAGGGCGGGCACATCATCAACACGTCGTCGATGGCCGCGCTGATGCCGATCGTGGCCGGCCTGTACTCGATGACCAAGGCCGCGGTCGTGGCGCTCTCGGAGGCGCTGCACATCGAGCTCCTCGACGAGCGCATCGGAGTGTCGGCGTACTGCCCCGGCCCCGTGCACAGCAACATCGCCACCGCCGTCGCGGCACGGCCGGAGAAGTACGGCGAGTCCGGCTACGCCGCGCCCGACCCGGCGTTCGCCGAGTTCGCCAAGCAGCAGCCGTACCAGTCCGCCGAGGAGGCCGGCGAGCGGGTCCTCGAGGGTCTGCGCCGCGGGGACATGTTCATCCTCACGCACGCCGAGTTCAAGGCCGGGGTCGTCGACCGTCATCGCACGATCGAGGACGCGTTCCCCGACGAGCCGGTCGACGAGGAGCGGGCGCGCGCGATCCCGTTCCTGCTGTCGTCACCGGTCTACGACGAGGAGCACCGTCTCGCGCCGCCGCACGCTCCGGCGTCCGTCACGGCGACCTGA
- a CDS encoding amidohydrolase family protein — protein sequence MNAARLSRIDPDRIVAIDVHTHAHRSVDRVDQQHLGAEAMGEYFGVGTMPTYTVPELADYYRERSMAAVVFTVDSISQSGVEPEPSNFEIAQLAAEHSDVLIPFASIDPRRGRAGLDLARSLILEYGVRGFKFHPSVQAFYPNDRDVYPFYELIEEHELIALFHSGQTGVGAGQPGGGGIRLKYANPLHLDDVAADFPGMDIIIAHPSFPWQDEALSVATHKPRVHIDLSGWSPKYFPPQLVQYANTILKHKVLFGSDFPVITPDRWLRDFDQLDIKPEVRPLILKDNAVRLFGLERQDTDAEREGEHTNAGRDR from the coding sequence GTGAACGCGGCCCGCCTCTCGCGGATCGACCCCGACCGCATCGTCGCGATCGACGTGCACACCCACGCGCACCGTTCCGTGGACCGCGTCGACCAGCAGCACCTCGGCGCCGAGGCCATGGGCGAGTACTTCGGCGTCGGGACGATGCCCACGTACACGGTGCCCGAGCTGGCCGACTACTATCGCGAGCGCTCCATGGCCGCCGTCGTCTTCACGGTCGACAGCATCTCGCAGTCGGGCGTCGAGCCCGAGCCGTCGAACTTCGAGATCGCGCAGCTCGCCGCCGAGCACAGCGACGTCCTCATCCCGTTCGCGAGCATCGACCCGCGGCGCGGCCGCGCCGGCCTCGACCTCGCGCGCAGCCTGATCCTCGAGTACGGGGTGCGCGGCTTCAAGTTCCACCCCAGCGTGCAGGCGTTCTACCCGAACGACCGCGACGTGTACCCCTTCTACGAGCTGATCGAGGAGCACGAGCTCATCGCGCTGTTCCACTCGGGCCAGACCGGCGTCGGCGCGGGACAGCCCGGCGGCGGCGGCATCCGACTGAAGTACGCCAATCCGCTGCATCTCGACGACGTCGCCGCCGATTTCCCCGGCATGGACATCATCATCGCGCACCCGTCCTTCCCCTGGCAGGACGAGGCGCTGTCGGTGGCGACCCACAAGCCACGGGTTCACATCGACCTCTCGGGATGGTCGCCGAAGTACTTCCCGCCGCAGCTCGTGCAGTACGCCAACACGATCCTCAAGCACAAGGTGCTGTTCGGGTCGGACTTCCCCGTCATCACCCCCGACCGGTGGCTGCGCGATTTCGACCAGCTCGACATCAAGCCCGAGGTGCGACCCCTGATCCTCAAGGACAACGCCGTGCGGCTGTTCGGGCTGGAACGGCAGGACACGGATGCGGAACGCGAAGGAGAGCACACCAATGCAGGACGTGATCGATAA
- a CDS encoding 3-oxoacid CoA-transferase subunit B, which produces MTVADTSRPVMAGLTREEVAARVAADLEDGYTVNLGVGIPLSVPLYIPEAREVFLQSENGVLGMGPHPGEGNEDPDLTDAGKRPASLIDGAAIVDSATSFAIIRGGHLDVTILGALQVSERGDLANWYVPGRNPAVGGAMDLVAGTEQVWVCMEHVDRAGRPKLVEECTFPLTGSAVVTRVYTDLAVFHVRDGGLVLTECAPGVTPDDVRARTAAAYTEDLAS; this is translated from the coding sequence ATGACCGTCGCCGACACGTCCCGCCCGGTTATGGCCGGACTCACCCGGGAAGAGGTCGCCGCGCGCGTGGCGGCCGATCTCGAAGACGGCTACACCGTGAACCTCGGCGTCGGCATCCCGCTGTCGGTGCCGCTGTACATCCCCGAGGCGCGGGAGGTGTTCCTGCAGTCCGAGAACGGCGTCCTCGGGATGGGCCCGCACCCGGGCGAGGGCAACGAGGATCCCGATCTGACGGATGCCGGGAAGCGCCCGGCGAGCCTCATCGACGGCGCCGCGATCGTCGACTCGGCGACCTCGTTCGCGATCATCCGGGGCGGGCATCTCGACGTCACGATCCTGGGCGCGCTGCAGGTCTCGGAACGGGGTGACCTGGCGAACTGGTATGTGCCCGGCCGCAACCCCGCCGTCGGCGGCGCGATGGATCTCGTCGCCGGCACCGAGCAGGTGTGGGTGTGCATGGAGCACGTCGACCGCGCGGGGCGTCCGAAGCTCGTCGAGGAGTGCACGTTCCCGCTCACCGGCAGCGCCGTCGTCACCCGCGTGTACACCGACCTGGCGGTGTTCCACGTCCGGGACGGCGGACTGGTCCTCACCGAGTGCGCTCCGGGCGTCACGCCCGACGACGTGAGGGCGCGCACCGCCGCGGCGTACACGGAAGACCTCGCATCGTGA